The Leptotrichia sp. OH3620_COT-345 genome has a window encoding:
- a CDS encoding riboflavin synthase — protein MFTGLIEEMGQIVNVIEKSQGMEITVKGNYITKKIKVGDSIAVNGVCLTVTSFQKNIFKANVMNETVQRTGLKRIKAGEIVNLEKSLTLQTFLGGHLVMGDVDCEAEILSVVSKGIAKIYEFRLNYNGVKNMKYIVEKGRVAIDGASLTVINVNDEKSEFSVSLIPHTLKNIILGKKSKGDFVNIETDLFGKYVEKILKFSNYFNEKNSSKSGITFEFLKENGF, from the coding sequence ATGTTTACAGGGTTGATAGAAGAAATGGGACAAATTGTCAATGTTATAGAAAAATCTCAAGGAATGGAAATAACAGTAAAAGGAAATTATATAACTAAAAAAATAAAAGTAGGAGACAGTATTGCTGTAAATGGAGTATGTCTTACAGTTACTTCATTTCAGAAAAATATTTTCAAGGCGAATGTAATGAATGAAACTGTTCAAAGAACAGGGCTGAAAAGAATAAAGGCAGGAGAAATAGTAAATCTGGAAAAATCTCTTACTCTTCAAACTTTTCTGGGAGGACATCTTGTTATGGGAGATGTGGATTGTGAAGCCGAAATATTATCTGTTGTTTCTAAAGGAATAGCGAAAATATATGAATTCCGTTTAAATTACAATGGAGTAAAAAATATGAAGTATATTGTTGAGAAAGGTAGAGTTGCAATCGACGGCGCAAGTCTGACAGTTATAAATGTAAATGATGAAAAAAGCGAATTTTCAGTATCACTGATTCCTCATACATTGAAAAATATTATTTTAGGAAAGAAAAGCAAAGGAGACTTTGTAAATATTGAAACTGATTTATTCGGAAAATATGTAGAAAAAATTTTGAAATTTAGCAATTATTTTAATGAAAAAAATTCTTCAAAATCAGGGATAACTTTTGAATTTTTAAAAGAAAACGGTTTTTAA
- a CDS encoding DUF1934 family protein, translating to MEIKIKSSDIHGQNYEKKFKLKKILDQENGKEYVYDDEYGKCKILKFTDSVEIYRYGQINSKQMFRLNKKTPFVYFIPELKSKYEIFTRDIVIEIGRIYIEYDIINKNELLNSIKLEITEFGK from the coding sequence ATGGAAATAAAAATAAAAAGTTCCGATATTCATGGTCAAAACTATGAAAAGAAATTCAAGTTAAAAAAAATTTTAGACCAGGAAAATGGGAAAGAATACGTATATGATGATGAATATGGAAAATGCAAAATTTTAAAGTTTACGGATTCCGTTGAAATATATCGTTACGGGCAAATAAATTCAAAACAAATGTTCAGGCTTAATAAAAAAACACCGTTTGTATATTTTATCCCTGAGCTTAAAAGTAAATATGAAATTTTTACGAGAGACATAGTAATAGAAATTGGAAGGATTTATATAGAATATGATATAATTAACAAAAATGAACTTCTTAACAGTATAAAGCTCGAAATAACGGAATTTGGAAAATAA
- a CDS encoding N-acetylmuramoyl-L-alanine amidase, with translation MSKKKLKIMTVSLAIFSIFPLISSGREIRSDTVLICIDPGHQGKGNRELEEIAPGSSKKKIKVADGTAGIVTKKNEYELTLEVGLKLRNAFKNKGYKTLMTRETHNVNISNKERSIITNKAGCTVYIRLHADGSTNKSLNGASVLTSSPKNPYTQKVQKTSDKLSKDVLSEFIRATGAKNRGIFYRDDLTGTNWSKVPNTLIEMGFMSNPEEDRKMASKEYQDKMVKGILNGIEKYLRER, from the coding sequence ATGTCAAAAAAAAAATTAAAAATAATGACCGTTTCATTAGCTATATTTTCAATATTTCCGTTAATTTCTTCAGGAAGAGAAATCCGGTCTGATACGGTGCTTATCTGCATTGATCCCGGACATCAAGGAAAAGGAAACAGAGAACTTGAAGAAATAGCTCCGGGTTCTTCCAAGAAAAAAATAAAAGTGGCAGACGGAACAGCAGGAATTGTAACAAAAAAAAATGAATACGAACTTACACTTGAAGTCGGTCTGAAGTTAAGAAACGCATTTAAAAACAAAGGTTATAAAACTCTTATGACACGGGAAACACATAATGTAAACATAAGTAACAAAGAACGATCGATTATAACAAATAAAGCAGGCTGTACAGTATATATAAGACTTCATGCCGACGGGTCGACTAATAAAAGTCTAAACGGCGCATCAGTCTTAACCTCATCTCCGAAAAATCCTTATACTCAGAAAGTACAGAAAACGAGTGATAAACTTTCAAAAGATGTTCTATCGGAATTTATAAGAGCAACGGGAGCAAAAAACAGAGGAATTTTTTACCGTGATGATTTGACAGGAACAAACTGGTCTAAAGTTCCAAATACATTAATAGAAATGGGATTTATGTCAAATCCTGAAGAAGACCGTAAAATGGCTTCAAAAGAATATCAAGACAAAATGGTAAAAGGAATACTGAACGGAATAGAGAAATATTTAAGAGAAAGATAA
- the ribA gene encoding GTP cyclohydrolase II translates to MNSNKKFNTVEEVLEDIKKGIPIVIVDNEDRENEGDLFLAAQAATYEGINFMINEARGLMCVPISEKRAEELKLELMTPNNTDYHGTAFTVSVDAFEGTTTGISTLDRLKTVQDIGDLTKSAKDFRKPGHIFPLIAKKRGVLERKGHTEAAVDLSRIAGFFEAGVIMEILNEDGSMARRDDLFRFCKKHSLKIITIEDLIIFRKNNERLVKKEAETDIVTKFGKFTFSGYSDIIEDKEYIAVVKGSVKDKENISVRLHSECLTGDVFGSMHCDCGEQLHRALKEIELKGEGVLIYLRQEGRGIGIFNKLKAYKYQNEGYDTVEANHLLGFNGDLRDYAVAAQIIKELGIKSVSLKTNNPLKIKGLKKYGINVVSREEIEIQPNEFDIKYLKTKKEKMGHIFSQNL, encoded by the coding sequence ATGAATAGTAATAAGAAATTCAATACAGTGGAGGAAGTATTGGAAGATATAAAAAAAGGGATTCCTATAGTAATAGTGGATAATGAAGACAGAGAAAACGAAGGAGATTTATTTTTAGCCGCTCAAGCAGCAACATACGAGGGTATAAATTTTATGATAAATGAAGCAAGGGGGTTAATGTGTGTTCCTATATCCGAAAAGAGAGCGGAAGAACTTAAATTGGAGTTAATGACACCAAATAATACAGACTATCATGGAACTGCATTTACAGTTTCAGTAGATGCTTTTGAGGGGACAACTACAGGAATATCAACATTAGACAGACTGAAAACAGTGCAAGATATAGGAGATTTAACTAAAAGTGCGAAAGATTTCAGGAAACCCGGACATATATTTCCTCTTATTGCCAAAAAAAGGGGAGTACTGGAAAGAAAGGGACATACAGAAGCGGCTGTAGATCTTTCAAGAATAGCAGGTTTTTTTGAAGCAGGTGTTATAATGGAAATTTTGAATGAAGACGGAAGCATGGCAAGAAGAGATGATTTATTCAGATTTTGTAAGAAACACAGTTTAAAAATAATAACAATAGAAGATTTAATAATATTCAGGAAAAATAATGAAAGACTTGTAAAAAAAGAAGCTGAAACGGATATTGTAACAAAATTCGGGAAATTTACTTTCAGTGGATATAGTGACATAATTGAAGATAAGGAATATATAGCTGTTGTTAAAGGAAGTGTAAAAGATAAGGAAAATATAAGTGTAAGACTTCATTCAGAATGTCTGACGGGAGATGTATTCGGTTCTATGCACTGTGACTGCGGGGAGCAGTTACACAGAGCATTGAAGGAAATAGAACTAAAAGGTGAGGGAGTTCTCATTTATTTAAGACAGGAGGGAAGAGGAATAGGAATATTCAATAAGCTGAAAGCATATAAATATCAAAATGAGGGATATGATACTGTTGAAGCTAACCATCTTCTTGGGTTTAACGGAGATTTAAGAGATTATGCGGTGGCAGCACAAATAATAAAGGAACTCGGAATAAAATCCGTTTCTCTTAAAACAAATAATCCATTGAAAATAAAGGGATTGAAAAAATATGGAATAAATGTGGTTTCACGGGAAGAAATAGAAATACAACCTAATGAATTTGATATAAAATATTTAAAAACAAAAAAAGAAAAAATGGGACATATTTTTTCTCAAAATTTGTAA
- a CDS encoding MarR family winged helix-turn-helix transcriptional regulator: MFPSKYRENSENSTGLLFMRSYNKWHFEIKNELKKLNITHPQFVVLTSLAYLLQKEKEVTQIMISKISGIDVMTVSQIITLLEKNGFIKRNHHSKDTRAKSVFLTSKGEKMVEKAVPLVEEIDEKFFSILGKEKVLFRNCLKKL; this comes from the coding sequence TTGTTTCCGTCAAAATATAGAGAAAATTCGGAAAATTCCACAGGACTTTTATTTATGCGAAGTTATAATAAATGGCATTTTGAAATAAAAAACGAATTAAAAAAATTGAATATTACTCATCCCCAATTTGTAGTTTTAACTTCCCTCGCTTATCTTCTACAGAAAGAAAAAGAAGTTACACAGATTATGATTTCAAAAATATCGGGAATAGATGTTATGACTGTTTCACAAATAATAACTTTACTGGAAAAGAACGGCTTTATAAAAAGAAATCATCATTCCAAAGACACGAGAGCAAAATCGGTTTTTTTGACTTCCAAAGGAGAAAAAATGGTAGAGAAGGCTGTCCCCTTAGTTGAAGAAATCGATGAAAAATTTTTCAGCATATTAGGAAAAGAAAAAGTTCTTTTTAGAAATTGTCTGAAAAAATTGTAA
- the mutL gene encoding DNA mismatch repair endonuclease MutL — MGYIKILDESVSNIIAAGEVVENPASMIKEMIENSLDAKATIIKIEVFKGGMDVKISDNGIGMDKDDTLLSIERHATSKISTKEDVFNLNTYGFRGEALASIAAVSKLTISTRSESSSTGYKIGSYGGVVRKFEEISRNVGTEIEVRDLFYNTPARKKFLRKESTEYNKIKDIVLKEALVNSNTAFLLEFDGKQSINTSGKGVENTILELFGKSVLRNLKKFEYGYLGNVEILRSSKDYIFTYVNKRYVKSNTIERAVIDGYYTKLMKGKYPFVIIFFDVDPKEIDVNVHPSKKIVKFSDDKIIYRQIKDAIDEHFYHSDREGWQPNIDLLKKSINVENKEEKISDLFSDEIIKADSQKFFSFETHDGDFSEKKQDNIAENVGMEKKSTFSNESDINNYIIDEINKNEENLNKIQKDKSVNELEIKESAAVFEEKDNVYKVGTFEKKSGNQIEYDVLGQIFDTYILVRKDNELEIYDQHIIHERILYEELKDKFYNKKHESQQLLLPQKMEINEVEKSIIFDNMKIFNEFGFDIDEFSNNEIVFRSVPAFDFRDSIQNVFLKLLSDLKNEDEVKDLRENIIISMSCKGAVKAGQKLDMGEMQNMVRRLHEVGKYTCPHGRPIIVKLTKDDLDKMFGRKK; from the coding sequence ATGGGATATATAAAAATATTGGATGAAAGTGTCTCAAATATAATTGCGGCAGGAGAAGTCGTAGAAAATCCTGCATCTATGATTAAAGAGATGATTGAAAATTCTCTTGATGCAAAAGCGACAATTATAAAAATAGAAGTTTTTAAAGGTGGAATGGATGTAAAAATAAGTGATAACGGTATTGGAATGGATAAAGACGATACACTTCTTTCCATTGAAAGGCATGCAACTTCAAAAATTTCTACAAAGGAAGATGTTTTTAATTTAAATACTTACGGATTTAGAGGAGAAGCATTGGCTTCCATTGCGGCAGTATCAAAACTTACTATATCTACACGTTCTGAAAGCAGTTCTACAGGATATAAAATAGGAAGCTATGGAGGAGTGGTAAGAAAATTTGAAGAAATATCAAGAAATGTAGGAACTGAAATAGAAGTAAGGGATTTATTTTATAATACTCCTGCAAGAAAAAAATTTTTAAGGAAAGAGTCCACTGAATATAATAAAATAAAAGATATTGTATTAAAAGAAGCGCTTGTAAATAGCAATACGGCGTTTTTACTGGAATTTGATGGAAAACAGAGTATAAATACGAGTGGAAAGGGTGTGGAAAATACAATTCTTGAACTTTTTGGGAAATCCGTGTTAAGAAATTTAAAAAAGTTTGAATACGGTTATTTGGGAAATGTAGAAATACTGAGAAGCAGCAAAGATTATATTTTTACTTATGTAAATAAAAGATATGTAAAATCCAACACTATAGAAAGAGCCGTTATAGACGGCTATTATACAAAACTGATGAAAGGTAAATATCCTTTTGTTATTATATTTTTTGATGTAGATCCTAAAGAAATAGATGTAAATGTTCATCCGTCAAAGAAAATTGTGAAATTTTCTGATGATAAAATAATTTACAGACAGATAAAAGATGCTATTGATGAACATTTTTATCATAGTGACAGAGAAGGTTGGCAACCGAATATAGATTTGCTCAAAAAAAGTATTAATGTGGAAAATAAGGAGGAAAAAATATCTGACCTGTTTTCTGATGAGATTATAAAAGCTGACAGTCAGAAATTTTTCAGTTTTGAGACTCACGATGGAGATTTTTCGGAAAAAAAGCAGGATAATATTGCAGAAAATGTCGGTATGGAAAAAAAATCAACTTTCAGTAATGAAAGTGATATAAATAATTATATAATTGACGAAATTAATAAAAATGAAGAAAATTTAAATAAAATTCAGAAAGATAAAAGTGTAAATGAACTTGAAATAAAAGAGAGTGCTGCTGTATTTGAAGAAAAAGATAATGTCTATAAAGTCGGTACTTTTGAAAAAAAATCGGGAAATCAAATTGAATATGATGTATTAGGGCAAATTTTCGATACTTATATTCTTGTGAGAAAAGATAATGAATTGGAAATTTATGATCAGCACATTATTCATGAGAGAATACTGTATGAGGAACTAAAAGATAAATTTTATAATAAAAAACATGAATCTCAGCAGTTGTTACTTCCCCAGAAAATGGAAATAAATGAAGTTGAAAAGAGTATTATTTTTGATAATATGAAAATATTTAATGAATTCGGATTTGACATAGATGAGTTTTCAAATAATGAAATAGTGTTCAGATCTGTTCCGGCATTTGATTTCCGTGACAGTATACAAAATGTATTTTTAAAATTGCTTTCTGATTTGAAAAATGAAGATGAAGTAAAAGATTTGAGAGAAAATATTATTATTTCCATGTCTTGTAAAGGAGCTGTGAAAGCGGGGCAGAAACTTGATATGGGCGAAATGCAGAATATGGTAAGAAGACTTCACGAAGTCGGGAAATATACTTGTCCCCATGGACGTCCAATTATAGTTAAACTTACGAAAGATGATCTGGATAAAATGTTCGGAAGAAAAAAGTGA
- a CDS encoding polyketide cyclase translates to MEFSFKIKINAEKKKIWEYYSDIEKWYVWEKDLKNISLTGKFETGSEGIMELEGMPPIKYSLISVTKNKEFWDKTDTPLGEIYFGHEIFENGDNISIKHTVKLESDIVDEKRTEFLKEIFLDVPESMLLLKKVVENEK, encoded by the coding sequence ATGGAATTCAGTTTTAAAATTAAAATTAATGCAGAAAAGAAAAAAATATGGGAATATTATTCCGATATTGAAAAATGGTATGTATGGGAGAAAGATTTAAAAAATATTTCATTAACGGGTAAATTTGAAACAGGTTCCGAAGGTATAATGGAACTGGAAGGCATGCCTCCGATTAAATACAGTCTGATTTCAGTGACGAAAAATAAAGAATTCTGGGATAAAACCGATACACCTTTGGGAGAAATATATTTTGGACATGAAATTTTTGAAAATGGGGACAATATTAGTATAAAACATACTGTAAAACTGGAAAGCGACATTGTAGACGAAAAACGTACGGAATTTTTGAAGGAAATATTTTTAGATGTTCCCGAATCCATGCTTCTTTTAAAAAAAGTAGTTGAAAATGAAAAATAG
- the ribD gene encoding bifunctional diaminohydroxyphosphoribosylaminopyrimidine deaminase/5-amino-6-(5-phosphoribosylamino)uracil reductase RibD encodes MDKKNRNGKHEKYMRIALELAKKGIGKVSPNPLVGAVIVKENRIISKGYHRVYGKAHAEVYTLEKAGKNAEDAIIYVTLEPCSHYGKTPPCVEKIIKSGIKRCVIGSKDPNPKVSGRGIEILRKNGIEVVENVLKEECDSLNQDFFKYIKTGIPYLFLKCAITLDGKIALSNGISKWITNEKAREKVLYYRNRFMGIMVGINTVIYDNPNLTARIKDGNNPFRLIVDPDLRVTDGYNVIKNNDDEKTVIITSVLNKNSKKCKTLQEKNKVKFIFLEGKHFIISDMLKEIGKLSISSILIEGGEKLISRAFSEEIIDGGEIFIGNKIFGDNASKPFVSGFIKKSINEAIILNNVKYNVYDENVGMEFYMKKYGKK; translated from the coding sequence ATGGATAAAAAGAATCGGAACGGAAAACATGAGAAATATATGAGAATAGCTCTTGAACTTGCCAAAAAAGGGATAGGAAAAGTAAGCCCGAACCCTCTGGTCGGAGCGGTAATAGTAAAAGAAAACAGAATCATCAGTAAAGGCTACCATAGAGTATACGGAAAAGCTCATGCAGAAGTATACACTCTTGAAAAAGCCGGGAAAAATGCTGAAGATGCAATAATTTATGTAACTTTGGAACCATGTTCTCACTACGGAAAAACTCCTCCTTGTGTTGAAAAGATTATAAAATCGGGAATAAAGAGATGTGTAATCGGATCAAAAGACCCGAATCCTAAAGTATCAGGGCGGGGAATAGAAATTCTTAGGAAGAATGGGATAGAAGTTGTAGAAAATGTGTTAAAAGAAGAGTGTGACAGTTTAAATCAAGATTTTTTCAAGTACATAAAGACAGGAATTCCATATTTGTTTTTAAAGTGTGCAATTACATTGGATGGGAAAATTGCTCTATCAAACGGTATATCCAAATGGATAACAAATGAAAAGGCACGGGAAAAGGTTCTATATTACAGAAACAGATTTATGGGGATTATGGTAGGAATAAATACCGTCATATATGATAATCCCAATTTAACTGCTAGAATAAAGGACGGAAATAATCCTTTCAGGTTAATAGTTGATCCTGATTTACGAGTAACTGATGGATATAATGTTATAAAAAATAATGACGATGAAAAAACAGTAATAATAACATCAGTTTTAAATAAAAATAGTAAAAAATGTAAAACTCTTCAGGAAAAGAATAAAGTAAAATTTATTTTTTTAGAAGGAAAACATTTTATAATATCCGATATGCTTAAGGAAATTGGGAAATTAAGTATAAGTTCGATTTTGATTGAGGGAGGAGAAAAGCTTATTTCAAGGGCTTTTTCCGAAGAAATCATTGACGGAGGAGAAATTTTTATCGGAAATAAAATATTCGGAGATAATGCTTCCAAACCTTTTGTATCAGGATTTATAAAAAAGAGTATAAATGAAGCGATAATTTTAAATAATGTAAAATACAATGTTTATGATGAAAATGTCGGAATGGAATTTTATATGAAAAAATACGGTAAAAAATAA
- the lysS gene encoding lysine--tRNA ligase — protein sequence MNSQISESNIINEKLKKVEELKEAGIEPYGRKYEKLNDIAEINQYDETNDKVFKTAGRIIAFRRMGKNGFGHLQDPTGKLQYYVKKDEVGEEQYEIYKKLGIGDFIGIEGTLFRTQTGELTLRAKSFEVLSKNVRPLPEKFHGLTNIETRYRQRYVDLVMNREVMDTMKKRFQIVRFFRKYLEEQGFTEVETPMMHPIAGGATARPFTTHHNALDMELFLRVAPELYLKRLLVGGFEKVFEINRSFRNEGISIKHNPEFTMMELYQAYADYVDMMNITEDLISKLTFELHETYEIEYEGQKINMESPWRRVKMKDIVKEVTGFDFDTVTSDEDAVIKAKELNIPLDKDRTYTKYGILNLIFEEKVESTLINPTFIIEYPKEISPLSKNKKGEADWVDRFELFISGREFANAYSELNDPRDQKERFEEQVKMKEAGDDEAQNMDLDYIRALEYGMPPAGGLGIGIDRLVMLMTNSSSIRDVILFPTLRKEDIEL from the coding sequence ATGAATAGTCAAATAAGTGAAAGTAACATAATAAATGAAAAATTAAAAAAAGTCGAAGAATTAAAAGAAGCAGGAATAGAACCATACGGAAGAAAATATGAAAAGCTGAATGATATAGCAGAAATAAATCAATATGACGAAACAAATGACAAAGTATTTAAAACAGCAGGAAGAATAATAGCATTCAGAAGAATGGGGAAAAACGGATTCGGACATCTTCAAGATCCTACAGGAAAATTGCAGTATTATGTGAAAAAAGACGAAGTAGGTGAAGAGCAGTATGAAATTTATAAAAAATTAGGAATTGGAGATTTTATAGGGATAGAAGGAACATTATTCCGAACTCAGACAGGAGAATTGACATTAAGGGCTAAATCTTTTGAAGTTCTTTCTAAAAATGTAAGACCTCTTCCTGAAAAGTTTCACGGTTTGACAAATATTGAAACGAGATACAGACAGAGATATGTTGATCTTGTTATGAATAGGGAAGTTATGGACACAATGAAAAAAAGATTCCAAATAGTGAGATTTTTTAGAAAATATTTGGAAGAGCAGGGATTTACAGAAGTTGAAACGCCTATGATGCATCCTATTGCAGGTGGGGCTACAGCAAGACCGTTTACTACTCATCATAATGCTTTGGACATGGAGTTGTTTTTAAGAGTGGCACCTGAGCTTTATCTTAAAAGACTTCTTGTTGGCGGATTTGAAAAAGTATTTGAAATAAATAGAAGTTTCAGAAATGAAGGTATATCAATAAAACATAATCCTGAATTTACTATGATGGAGCTGTATCAAGCTTATGCCGATTATGTGGATATGATGAATATAACGGAAGATTTGATTTCAAAATTAACTTTTGAACTTCATGAAACTTATGAAATAGAATATGAAGGACAAAAAATTAATATGGAAAGCCCTTGGCGTAGAGTAAAAATGAAAGATATAGTAAAGGAAGTTACAGGATTTGATTTTGATACTGTTACAAGTGACGAAGATGCGGTTATCAAAGCTAAAGAGCTGAATATTCCTCTGGATAAAGACAGAACATATACAAAGTATGGAATATTGAATCTGATTTTTGAAGAAAAAGTGGAGTCTACATTAATAAATCCTACTTTTATTATTGAATATCCTAAAGAAATTTCTCCTCTTTCAAAAAATAAAAAAGGAGAAGCTGACTGGGTAGATAGATTTGAGTTATTTATATCAGGAAGAGAGTTTGCAAATGCTTATTCGGAATTAAATGATCCGAGAGATCAGAAAGAGAGATTTGAAGAGCAGGTGAAAATGAAAGAAGCGGGAGATGATGAAGCTCAAAATATGGATCTTGATTATATAAGAGCTTTGGAATACGGAATGCCTCCTGCCGGGGGACTTGGAATAGGAATCGACAGACTTGTTATGTTGATGACAAATTCGTCTTCCATAAGAGATGTTATATTATTTCCGACACTTAGAAAAGAAGATATAGAATTATAA
- the ribE gene encoding 6,7-dimethyl-8-ribityllumazine synthase — protein MKKFEGKFNGKDLKIGITAGRFNEFITSKLVGGAIDVLIRNDVNEKDIEIAWVPGAFEIPLGVKKMIETRKYDAIITLGAVIQGATPHFDYVCAEVSKGISQLSLQYGVPVIFGVLTTNSIEEAVERAGTKSGNKGSDAAFAAIEMANLIKEIGK, from the coding sequence ATGAAAAAATTTGAAGGTAAATTTAACGGAAAGGATTTAAAAATCGGTATTACAGCAGGAAGATTCAATGAGTTTATTACGTCCAAATTGGTAGGAGGTGCGATAGATGTCCTTATAAGAAATGATGTGAATGAGAAGGATATTGAAATAGCTTGGGTTCCGGGAGCTTTTGAAATCCCTCTTGGAGTAAAAAAGATGATAGAAACGAGGAAATATGATGCAATAATAACTTTAGGAGCTGTAATACAAGGAGCTACACCTCATTTTGATTATGTCTGTGCTGAAGTATCTAAAGGAATTTCCCAATTATCTCTACAATACGGTGTTCCTGTTATATTTGGAGTATTGACTACAAACAGTATAGAAGAAGCGGTGGAAAGAGCGGGAACGAAATCCGGGAATAAAGGTTCGGATGCGGCATTCGCAGCTATAGAAATGGCTAATCTCATAAAGGAAATCGGAAAATAA
- a CDS encoding 23S rRNA (pseudouridine(1915)-N(3))-methyltransferase RlmH yields MIKISIICIGKVKESYIKNGISEFSKRLLKYVNLNVIELPEEDDNKGKEKAVIKETKRIIDIINKKNQSYSILLDLKGVTRTSEEMAKKIEKLSLTYSEINFIIGGSNGVDDELKKIVDFRLSFSMFTFPHQLMRLILTEQIYRWVSINKNIKYHK; encoded by the coding sequence ATGATAAAGATTAGTATAATATGTATAGGAAAGGTAAAAGAGAGTTACATAAAAAACGGAATTTCGGAATTTTCTAAAAGATTATTAAAATATGTTAACCTGAATGTAATTGAATTACCTGAAGAAGATGACAATAAAGGAAAAGAAAAAGCTGTTATAAAAGAAACTAAAAGAATAATTGATATAATCAATAAAAAAAATCAGTCATATAGTATATTGCTTGACTTAAAAGGGGTAACAAGAACATCTGAAGAAATGGCGAAAAAAATTGAAAAATTATCATTGACATATAGTGAAATTAATTTTATAATAGGCGGTTCAAATGGAGTTGATGATGAATTAAAAAAAATAGTGGATTTCAGATTGAGTTTTTCGATGTTTACTTTTCCTCATCAACTTATGAGACTTATACTGACTGAGCAAATATACAGATGGGTTTCAATAAATAAAAATATAAAATATCATAAATAA